The segment CACGCTGAAATCATGAGAATCGTTTCCGGCGAATGGCGCGGGCGCCCGTTAAAGGCGCCCGAGGGCAAGGCAACCCGTCCGACGAGCGACCGCACGCGCGAAGCACTGTTTTCGATGCTCGTAAGCCGGTTGGGGGATTTTGAGGGGCTGCAGGTCGCCGATCTCTTCGCCGGAACGGGCGCGCTGGGCCTGGAAGCGCTGTCGCGCGGCGCGGCGCACTGCACCTTTGTCGAAACCGATCGGCAGGCGGTGACCGCGCTCAACGCCAATATCGACGCGCTG is part of the Sphingomonas sp. C3-2 genome and harbors:
- the rsmD gene encoding 16S rRNA (guanine(966)-N(2))-methyltransferase RsmD, which translates into the protein MRIVSGEWRGRPLKAPEGKATRPTSDRTREALFSMLVSRLGDFEGLQVADLFAGTGALGLEALSRGAAHCTFVETDRQAVTALNANIDALKASHRTSVRTTSAAAFTGGPFDLVMMDPPYGKGLGQQALNRLVESGSLAAGALVSLETGVGEEISAPALTLEAEKKYGKARLLLFRAG